A region of Pseudarthrobacter sp. NIBRBAC000502770 DNA encodes the following proteins:
- a CDS encoding helicase HerA-like domain-containing protein — MATKTTAEKLATIQQGYTLEGATIELGAAIIDGELHKDAPVRLPLAMMNRHGLVAGATGTGKTVTLHMMAEQLSTAGVPVFLADIKGDLSGLATAAVGSDKLKARTDSIGQPWQGKTFPVEFLALGGDGNGVPVRATVTSFGPVLLSRIMELNDTQESSLQLVFYFADKNGLELKDLKDLRAVIQFLTSDEGKDKLEELGGLSKATAGVILREIVNLEAQGLEKFFGEPEFDTAELLRTAPDGRGVVTCLELPTLQTKPMLFSTFLMWLLADLFEDLPEAGDLDKPKLVFFLDEAHLLFNGASKAFLDAITTTVRLIRSKGVGIFFVTQTPKDVPADVLGQLANRVQHALRAFTPEDAKALKATVSTFPVSDYDLEETLTSAGIGEAVITVMNEKGAPTPVALTRLRAPESVMGPSEEALVRSTVAGSALLGKYGTTVDNPSAYEKLTGKAAAPTGPAVPGPAAGTPAPGAPSTPGTYDVDAEARRIEEEILGRPSSRPAQAPEPQYSEPQFDEARDPGPRQSRAKAPRTRQPQPSQPEPQAGGMMGDLGGVLGGALGGGLKSMARSVGTQLGRELLRGVFGTSSRRRRR; from the coding sequence ATGGCCACGAAAACCACAGCAGAGAAGCTTGCCACCATCCAGCAGGGCTACACGCTGGAAGGCGCCACCATCGAGTTGGGAGCCGCCATCATCGACGGCGAACTCCACAAGGACGCGCCGGTGCGGCTGCCGCTGGCCATGATGAACCGGCACGGGCTGGTGGCCGGGGCTACCGGTACCGGCAAAACCGTCACGCTGCACATGATGGCCGAGCAGCTGTCCACGGCAGGCGTGCCCGTGTTCCTGGCCGACATCAAAGGTGACCTTTCCGGCCTGGCGACGGCCGCCGTCGGCAGCGACAAATTGAAGGCCCGCACGGACAGCATCGGCCAGCCGTGGCAGGGTAAGACGTTCCCCGTGGAATTCCTCGCGCTGGGCGGCGACGGCAACGGCGTCCCGGTCCGCGCCACGGTGACCTCCTTCGGTCCCGTCCTGCTTTCGCGCATCATGGAGCTGAATGACACGCAGGAATCCAGCCTTCAGCTGGTCTTCTACTTCGCGGACAAGAACGGCCTGGAGCTGAAAGACCTCAAGGACCTCCGCGCGGTCATCCAGTTCCTCACCTCGGACGAGGGCAAGGACAAGCTGGAGGAACTCGGCGGCCTGTCCAAGGCAACCGCAGGCGTGATCCTGCGGGAGATCGTGAACCTGGAGGCGCAGGGGCTGGAGAAGTTCTTCGGTGAGCCGGAATTCGATACGGCCGAGCTGCTGCGCACCGCCCCCGACGGCCGCGGCGTGGTCACCTGCCTGGAACTGCCCACCCTGCAGACCAAGCCCATGCTGTTCTCCACCTTCCTGATGTGGCTGCTGGCAGACCTGTTCGAGGACCTTCCCGAGGCCGGCGACCTGGACAAACCCAAGCTCGTGTTCTTCCTCGACGAAGCACACCTGCTGTTCAACGGGGCCTCCAAAGCCTTCCTGGACGCCATCACCACCACCGTCCGGCTGATCCGGTCCAAGGGTGTGGGCATCTTCTTCGTCACGCAGACGCCAAAGGATGTCCCCGCCGACGTCCTGGGCCAGCTGGCAAACCGGGTCCAGCACGCCCTGCGCGCCTTCACCCCGGAGGACGCCAAAGCGCTCAAGGCCACGGTCTCCACGTTCCCGGTCAGCGACTACGACCTGGAAGAGACGCTGACGTCCGCGGGCATCGGCGAGGCCGTCATCACCGTCATGAACGAGAAGGGTGCACCCACCCCGGTGGCCCTCACCCGGCTGCGCGCCCCTGAATCCGTCATGGGTCCCAGCGAGGAAGCGCTGGTCCGGAGCACGGTGGCCGGCTCCGCCCTGCTCGGGAAGTACGGGACCACCGTGGACAACCCCTCCGCCTACGAGAAGCTCACCGGCAAAGCCGCAGCCCCCACGGGCCCGGCGGTCCCCGGGCCTGCTGCCGGCACACCTGCCCCGGGTGCACCTTCAACTCCGGGCACGTACGACGTGGACGCCGAGGCCCGCCGGATCGAGGAAGAAATCCTGGGCCGGCCCAGCAGCAGGCCAGCCCAGGCCCCGGAACCGCAATACAGCGAGCCCCAATTCGACGAAGCCCGGGACCCTGGGCCGCGCCAGTCCCGGGCCAAAGCGCCCCGGACGCGCCAACCGCAGCCAAGCCAGCCGGAGCCACAAGCCGGCGGCATGATGGGCGACCTTGGCGGCGTACTCGGCGGTGCCCTGGGCGGGGGGCTGAAGAGCATGGCGCGGTCCGTGGGCACGCAGCTGGGACGCGAACTGCTCCGCGGCGTGTTCGGAACGTCGTCCCGGCGCCGGCGCCGCTAA
- a CDS encoding endonuclease domain-containing protein translates to MTVDFLRRRLPGKRNEKTNAVLDWVDSGADSLLETLARTYFRQAGIQVQPQVYLERVGYVDLLLDGWPVVELDGRHHAEWKQVQKDHRRNNESVLQGYTALRYYYVDVVYGPQAMVEQVLAVLQRRR, encoded by the coding sequence ATGACTGTTGATTTCCTGCGCCGGCGCTTGCCGGGAAAACGCAACGAAAAGACCAATGCGGTCCTGGACTGGGTGGATAGCGGGGCGGATTCCCTCCTCGAGACGCTGGCACGCACATACTTCCGGCAAGCGGGAATCCAGGTGCAGCCGCAGGTGTACCTGGAGCGGGTGGGGTATGTGGATCTGTTGCTGGACGGATGGCCGGTCGTTGAACTGGACGGGAGGCACCACGCGGAGTGGAAACAGGTTCAAAAGGATCATCGCCGAAACAATGAGTCGGTCCTCCAGGGATATACAGCCCTCCGCTACTACTACGTCGACGTGGTGTACGGGCCGCAGGCGATGGTGGAGCAGGTGCTGGCTGTCCTGCAGCGGCGGCGCTAA
- a CDS encoding NHL domain-containing thioredoxin family protein, with protein sequence MSETVRTHARVRASELVGRNWLNTGGKSLDLEALRGKIVLLDFWTFCCINCLHVLDELRPLEQQYSDVLVTVGVHSPKFEHEADPVALAAAVERYEIHHPVLDDPELDTWKAYTARAWPTLVVIDPEGYIVAHLSGEGHADGLAVLIPELIAEHEAKGTLHRGSGPYVAPEATSGTLRFPGKALFLPPGRGSTALAGTADGGTPAGAAASVAAEKGSWLVTDTGHHRLVELATDFETVLATFGSGTKGYADGPAAGDTASAQFNEPQGLVLLPEDVAAKAGYDVVIADSVNHRLRGLSLTDGKASTLAGNGIQRLLETGPARVDEEGAGFSGSLGTDPLDVALSSPWDVVWSRKLNAVVVAMAGTHQIFSFDPVSGAVSIIAGNGLEGLLDGPAHESWFAQSSGLAEDADGNIWVADSETSALRKLNIADDASITVESAVGKGLFDFGFRDGPAAEARLQHPLGVTVLPDGSVAIADTYNGAVRRYDPASGTVSTLARGLAEPSDVIVDHTESAGSEPLLVVVEANKHQLVYVPIPKEAQQVDEGASQTQRPKSPVAPGALDLTVRFTAPTGQKLDDRWGDPTQLKISSTPPELLVAGGGTSVGLLRTLELSPDVPEGVLHITARAAACDGPETEDGEIPDHAACHLYQQDWGIPVVLQADGDTELVLDLRGMD encoded by the coding sequence ATGAGCGAAACCGTACGCACGCATGCCCGGGTCCGGGCCTCCGAACTGGTGGGCCGCAACTGGCTGAACACCGGTGGCAAGTCCCTGGACCTCGAAGCCCTGCGCGGCAAGATCGTGCTGCTCGATTTCTGGACCTTCTGCTGCATCAACTGCCTGCACGTCCTCGATGAGCTGCGGCCGCTTGAGCAGCAGTACTCCGACGTGCTGGTCACCGTGGGAGTCCACTCGCCCAAGTTCGAGCACGAGGCGGACCCTGTGGCGCTGGCGGCCGCCGTGGAGCGCTACGAGATCCACCACCCTGTCCTGGACGACCCCGAACTGGACACCTGGAAGGCGTACACAGCCCGTGCATGGCCCACCCTGGTGGTCATCGATCCCGAGGGCTACATCGTGGCGCACCTTTCCGGTGAGGGCCACGCGGACGGGCTCGCGGTGCTGATCCCGGAGCTGATCGCCGAGCACGAGGCCAAGGGCACCCTGCACCGCGGTTCCGGCCCGTACGTGGCCCCCGAGGCAACGTCCGGCACCCTGCGCTTCCCCGGCAAGGCATTGTTCCTCCCGCCGGGCCGCGGTTCCACGGCTTTGGCTGGAACAGCCGACGGCGGCACGCCCGCAGGTGCAGCCGCTTCCGTTGCTGCGGAGAAGGGGTCCTGGCTGGTCACCGACACGGGCCACCACCGCCTGGTGGAACTGGCCACCGACTTCGAAACAGTCCTGGCCACCTTCGGCTCGGGCACCAAGGGCTACGCCGACGGCCCCGCCGCGGGGGACACCGCCAGCGCCCAGTTCAACGAGCCCCAAGGCCTGGTCCTGCTCCCGGAAGACGTGGCAGCCAAGGCGGGCTACGACGTCGTCATTGCCGACTCGGTCAACCACCGGCTGCGTGGACTTTCGCTCACGGACGGCAAGGCCTCCACCCTGGCTGGAAACGGCATCCAGCGCCTGCTGGAAACCGGCCCGGCCCGGGTGGACGAGGAAGGCGCCGGCTTCAGCGGCTCACTGGGCACGGACCCGCTGGATGTGGCGCTGAGCTCGCCGTGGGATGTCGTATGGTCGCGCAAGCTCAATGCGGTGGTGGTGGCCATGGCCGGCACGCACCAGATTTTCAGCTTTGACCCCGTCTCCGGCGCCGTGTCGATCATTGCCGGCAACGGCCTGGAAGGGCTTCTCGACGGTCCCGCGCACGAGTCCTGGTTCGCCCAGTCCTCAGGCTTGGCCGAAGATGCCGACGGCAACATCTGGGTGGCGGACTCCGAAACGTCGGCCCTCCGCAAGCTGAACATCGCAGACGACGCCTCCATCACCGTGGAGTCCGCCGTGGGCAAGGGCCTGTTCGACTTCGGCTTCCGCGACGGCCCGGCCGCCGAAGCACGGCTGCAGCACCCGCTCGGTGTGACCGTCCTGCCCGACGGCTCCGTGGCGATCGCAGACACCTACAACGGAGCCGTGCGCCGCTACGACCCCGCGTCCGGCACCGTGTCCACGCTGGCCCGCGGGCTTGCCGAGCCGTCCGACGTGATTGTGGACCACACGGAATCCGCCGGCTCCGAGCCCCTGCTGGTGGTGGTCGAGGCGAACAAGCACCAGCTGGTGTACGTTCCCATCCCCAAGGAAGCGCAGCAGGTGGATGAGGGCGCATCCCAGACCCAGCGGCCCAAGAGCCCTGTGGCCCCCGGCGCCCTGGACCTGACCGTCCGCTTCACCGCTCCCACCGGGCAGAAGCTCGATGACCGCTGGGGCGATCCGACGCAGCTGAAGATCTCCTCCACCCCGCCGGAACTGCTGGTGGCCGGCGGCGGCACCTCGGTGGGACTGCTCCGCACCCTGGAGCTGTCCCCGGACGTTCCCGAGGGCGTGCTGCACATTACCGCCCGCGCCGCGGCCTGCGACGGCCCCGAGACCGAGGACGGCGAGATCCCCGACCACGCCGCCTGCCACCTCTACCAGCAGGACTGGGGCATCCCGGTGGTCCTGCAGGCCGACGGTGACACCGAACTGGTCCTGGACCTCCGCGGAATGGACTGA